A genomic stretch from Anaerolinea thermophila UNI-1 includes:
- a CDS encoding glycosyltransferase, with amino-acid sequence MNIAMLSYHTCPLATLGGKDTGGMNVYVREVTRFLGMRGVHVDVFTRSQDEHVPHVLHDLGFGNRVVHLPAGAETWLPKRQLVDFIPQFAEGVLRFAREKGIHYDLIHANYWMSGIAAETLKAEWNVPVVTMFHTLGLMKNRIARSPEEMEGEYRINGERRVLQISDRIIAATLAEKAQLQFLYQADEGKIRIVPPGVDTARFYPIPREEACEAIGIPPEDRMLLFVGRIEPLKGLDTLMRAIAILRECGVQCHVPHYLAVVGGDPSASGEKLSDEMARLQALRRELHLEDLVLFLGKRAQDTLPYYYSAAEVLIMPSHYESFGMVALEAMACGTPVVASQVGGLAFLVQDGLTGYVVPDGDPQALSERLRLLLMDGELRQRMGLQAAAYARQYAWENIVERLLGVYSEVLTC; translated from the coding sequence ATGAACATCGCCATGCTTTCTTACCATACCTGCCCGCTGGCAACCCTGGGCGGCAAGGACACCGGCGGTATGAACGTGTACGTCCGCGAGGTGACGCGCTTTCTGGGCATGCGCGGCGTGCATGTGGATGTCTTCACCCGCTCGCAGGATGAACACGTGCCCCACGTCCTGCACGACCTGGGCTTTGGCAACCGCGTGGTGCATCTCCCCGCCGGAGCAGAGACCTGGCTCCCCAAACGCCAACTGGTGGACTTCATCCCGCAGTTTGCCGAGGGCGTTCTGCGCTTTGCCCGCGAGAAGGGTATTCATTACGACCTGATTCACGCCAACTACTGGATGTCGGGTATTGCCGCCGAGACCCTCAAAGCCGAGTGGAACGTGCCGGTGGTGACCATGTTCCACACCCTGGGACTGATGAAAAACCGCATTGCCCGCTCGCCCGAAGAGATGGAAGGCGAGTACCGCATCAACGGTGAACGGCGTGTTTTGCAAATTTCCGACCGTATCATTGCCGCCACCCTGGCGGAAAAAGCCCAACTGCAGTTCCTCTATCAAGCCGATGAGGGCAAAATCCGCATCGTGCCGCCGGGGGTGGATACGGCGCGCTTCTACCCCATTCCCCGCGAGGAAGCCTGCGAAGCCATCGGTATCCCCCCCGAAGACCGCATGTTGCTGTTCGTGGGGCGTATTGAGCCGCTTAAGGGGCTGGATACGCTGATGCGCGCCATTGCCATCCTGCGCGAGTGCGGGGTGCAGTGCCATGTCCCGCATTACCTGGCGGTGGTGGGCGGTGATCCTTCGGCATCGGGGGAAAAACTCTCCGACGAGATGGCGCGCTTGCAAGCCCTGCGCCGTGAACTGCATTTGGAAGACCTGGTGCTGTTTCTGGGCAAGCGCGCGCAGGATACTCTTCCTTACTACTACTCCGCCGCCGAGGTGCTGATCATGCCCTCGCATTACGAGTCCTTTGGCATGGTGGCGCTGGAAGCCATGGCATGCGGCACACCGGTGGTGGCGTCTCAGGTGGGCGGGCTGGCGTTCCTGGTGCAGGACGGGCTGACCGGTTACGTGGTGCCGGATGGCGACCCGCAAGCCCTCAGCGAGCGCCTGCGCCTCTTGTTGATGGACGGCGAACTGCGCCAGCGCATGGGCTTGCAGGCGGCGGCTTATGCCCGTCAGTATGCCTGGGAGAACATCGTCGAGCGTCTGCTGGGCGTGTATTCCGAAGTGCTGACCTGCTGA